One region of Fragaria vesca subsp. vesca linkage group LG4, FraVesHawaii_1.0, whole genome shotgun sequence genomic DNA includes:
- the LOC101298788 gene encoding uncharacterized protein LOC101298788 has protein sequence MCSWSLCCFQSSCWWCTICTGRSYILVEESTYVACNFHFCNCGCCGAYCNGMVQEWKMWTFWLRWLHNMGYIRRTILLRNSCQWRLLGSLEVYWDFRSVDGTRNGV, from the exons ATGTGCAGCTGGAGTCTCTGCTGCTTTCAGAGCTCCTGTTGGTGGTGTACTATTTGCACTGGAAGAAGTTACATCTTG GTAGAGGAGTCAACTTATGTGGCGTGTAATTTTCACTTCTGCAATTGTGGCTGTTGTGGTGCATACTGCAATGGGATGGTGCAAGAGTGGAAAATGTGGACATTTTGGCTCAGGTGGCTTCATAATATGGGATATATCAGA AGGACTATTCTTTTGAGGAATTCTTGCCAATGGCGGTTATTGGGGTCATTGGAGGTTTACTGG GACTTCAGATCTGTCGATGGGACTAGAAATGGAGTTTGA
- the LOC101296559 gene encoding uncharacterized protein LOC101296559, with translation MKLWTTVTVLTDDIVSIDAPRETLTNVPFPTKGYNFSVKISDKFKAFGNTKGLQYVCRVDPPFVGYSNPWIDLDTGNSYCLFFPYTPEHLVRFKSKEMKPDITVSINASLRKADHVSGSASALFVGGFSVLEMGKDSVQLNLTPDSNKTIITILGSTDIEIYWRDQDLLLVTPIHKKGFGISGRAKYEVSGDYGSI, from the exons ATGAAGTTGTGGACAACAGTTACAGTGCTAACAGATGATATCGTTTCTATTGATGCTCCCAGAGAGACACTGACAAATGTTCCCTTCCCCACTAAAGGATATAACTTCTCTGTGAAGATCAG CGACAAGTTTAAGGCATTTGGAAACACCAAGGGACTCCAGTATGTCTGTAGAGTGGACCCTCCTTTTGTTGG GTATTCAAATCCATGGATTGATCTTGATACTGGTAACTCATACTGCCTATTCTTCCCTTACACACCGGAGCATTTGGTTCGTTTCAAGTCCAAAGAGATGAAACCAGATATAACTGTTTCCATCAATGCTTCACTGAGAAAAGCTGATCATGTGTCAGGATCCGCATCTGCTCTTTTTGTTGGAGGGTTTTCTGTTTTGGAGATGGGCAAG GATTCAGTCCAGTTGAATCTGACTCCAGACTCTAACAAGACTATTATCACAATTTTGGGGAGCACAG ATATTGAAATTTATTGGCGTGACCAGGATTTATTACTCGTTACTCCCATCCATAAAAAAGGTTTTGGGATCAGTGGGCGTGCAAAGTATGAGGTGAGTGGTGACTATGGTAGCATCTAG
- the LOC101296373 gene encoding uncharacterized protein LOC101296373: MLFNHSSVIAAAASVGSAYREINNPGSSAPSVEAVCIKWIPPATNWVKLNFDGSVSDASAAAGYILRNSNGNPLVAGARRLYSSNVPVSECLALKDGLLAAKLFNHKILLVEGDSLVINSLRDPANAPWKIKPILCDILHLAHWFENISFTHIFREANFMTDVFANTGHALQCPKIWVGSYRPQAFSAFQLDSSQTGCPRGFSL, encoded by the coding sequence ATGTTATTTAACCATTCATCAGTGATAGCTGCTGCTGCTTCGGTGGGCTCTGCGTACCGAGAGATCAACAATCCGGGATCCTCTGCCCCTTCTGTAGAGGCTGTTTGCATCAAATGGATTCCGCCTGCTACGAACTGGGTTAAACTCAACTTTGATGGCTCAGTGTCGGATGCGTCTGCTGCTGCTGGTTATATTTTAAGAAACTCTAATGGTAATCCTCTCGTGGCTGGTGCTCGGCGTCTATACTCTTCGAATGTTCCTGTTTCAGAGTGCCTTGCCCTTAAAGACGGTCTTTTAGCTGCCAAGCTCTTCAACCACAAGATTCTGCTAGTTGAAGGGGACTCGTTGGTGATCAATAGTCTTCGGGATCCCGCCAATGCTCCCTGGAAGATCAAGCCAATTCTCTGTGATATCTTACATCTTGCTCACTGGTTTGAAAATATCTCTTTCACCCATATCTTTCGTGAAGCAAATTTCATGACGGATGTTTTTGCAAATACGGGTCATGCTCTTCAGTGCCCGAAGATTTGGGTTGGCAGTTACCGTCCCCAAGCTTTTAGTGCTTTTCAGTTAGATTCTTCTCAAACTGGTTGCCCTAGAGGTTTTTCGTTGTAA